From the Oryctolagus cuniculus chromosome 17, mOryCun1.1, whole genome shotgun sequence genome, the window AGCCTCCTTCCTGTCATTTCCTGTGGCAAACTCGGCCAGATACCTGTGGTAGTCCCCTTTCCTACAACAACACAAAGCGAGGCAAAAAGCAGAATTAGGAACaatggtttttaaagaaaataactttttccTATGTTACTTAAGATAAGTGACAAAGACATATTGTTAGACATACTTGAAGATTTTTAAAGGCACTTTAGGAATGACTGACTTACAGTTTTTCCCATAAAGATTTCAAATTACCTGATAACAAGCAAGTAAAACAGTTTACTAGTCAGGACAAAATTTCTATCTATTATACTGTGAAAAATAGCACTGTAGAACCTGTGAAAGCTAATACATTTATATTCTTACATTTTTTAGCAATGAATTTGCAGATGAgcactaaaaaaaattaagttgaaaCTCATTCTGTCCCCTGTAAGAATCCTTCTAACATTAAATATTCTTcgggccagttcaaatcctggaagctgctcttctgatccagtttcctgctaatgctcctagaaaGGCGATGGAAGATGgtcccccaagcacttgggatctTTTACATCAAAGGAAGAGGGATGCACAATGCAGaaggaggtccaggctcctggtgtgggcctgacccagctctggctgtttagccatttggtaagtgaactagatagaagatcaatcaatctctgtctcccaccctcctccctttcaaatacaaaaaaaatcaaaaatccacATAGAAAGTCATGATTCTAAGAGGGTCAACTTTTAACCTCACATTTTCTCTTCTAATAGAGAACCTACATTTTATAATAGAAAACCTTGGACTCGCCAGTGTTAGCTGCTGGAATGAGGTGTTTGTCCAGTACATCCAGAATGTCACAACAAATTAACTTTAGCTCAGTCTCAACCTGGAGGGGGGAAAAAGAGATTAAGTCTAGAAATTTTATATAGTATTATACACATATGCAGGCACACACCCTCACAGTACAGTTACAGCATTGCTAATGAGTATTGGGCACttagatgaatttttttaaaaaaagttaagctGCAGAAATCCATaaccagagccggcgccgcggctcactaggctaatcctccgccttgcggcgccggcacaccgggttctagtcccggtcggggcaccggattctgtcccggttgcccctcttccaggccagccctctgctgtggccagggagtgcagtggaggatggcccaggtgcttgggccctgcaccccatgggagaccaggaaaagcacctggctcctggctcctgccatcggatcagcgcggtgcgccggccgcatcgcgctggccgcggcggccattggagggtgaatcaacggcaaaggaagacctttctctctgtctctctctctcactgtccactctgcctgtcaaaaaaaaaaataataataaaaaaaaaaaaaaaaagaaatccataacCAGTTACCTCATCAAAAATGTATTCAATGTAACTGCCATGCTATCAATGCAAAAAGCTGAAAATGCACATGTTCACTTGCTCTCCCATTTTCTATTCACAGTGACGCTGTTGAACCTCTACAGCACTGAACCCTTCATTCCACTGTAATAAGTTGTCTTTTTATATTCTGTAGTCCTACCCTTATCCAGAGTAAAATTTGCTCATTTCAGAATAAGCCACctccttttgtgttttttcaaGCAGAGATTACCCTTGAAGATTTCATTCTCTAAAACCTCCCTTTATTGGATGTAACTACTACTCCAAACCCTTCCTCCTCAAAAGCTCAGACTATCCTGAGGGACAAAATTGCCTCTGGTTTAGAGTCACTGCACTAGTTAATGGCTATCAAACTATTTTTAACAAATCCTACAGTAGGGCCAGAGTCTGGAGACAGCaaatggttaaaatgccacttgggtaACTCACATCTTACATCTTGTATCatagtgcctaggttcaagtccagattcactccagattccagccttctgctaatatAGACTTtgggcagcatgtgatggctgaagtacttgagtcctcactATCcacagaaccacaatgaggttttggatcttgacttcagcctgacctagctggctgttgtgggcatttagggagtgaaccagcagctggggaaCTTTCTCTATGCATTTCAAAGACCTACagtaagtattttatatattttatgcataCACACTTACGGAACATCTGAAATAACTTCTTACCAAATCAACTATTCTGgtactttctatttttaaaaaactactaagGGAGATGTTTACAATGCAGTATGAGTgtcaattccagtcccagctacttcacttcccatccaactttctgctaatgcatctgagaaggccccagaagatggcccaagtaattaggcCGCTGCCACCTATAagggaaaccagaatggagtttctggcttttagcttcagcctggtccagacctggctgttgcagtcatttggggactgaacctgtggatagaatgtgtgtctctccctctttctctacctatcaattaaaaaatagacCTTAACAGAAACAATGATTAAACTAAATCTCCATAAGGGTAATAACTATTATCTTTGCACCTACAGTTACCTATCAAATTGTGTGGCCTACAAACATTTGTGAAACTGCCCTGAACGTTATTTTCAATTGTAGAGTTTTcacaataaaaaacattttaaataaaatttttttcctgcAGTTGCATAGTGCGCAAAACACCCTCTGCGTTTTCCATGGGACCCTGAATACTGTGCAGCTTGTAGTTTCTAATGCAGATGAGTAAAAGATGAAAAGATATAAATCTACAACATTCTCACCATTTGCCGATACTCCCGAATCATTTTTagcttctcttctcctcccttgttttcttctttctgttcaaTGCTGCTGATTATTCTCCAGGAAGCTCTTCTAGCTCCAATCACATTTTTATATGCAACAGATAAGAGGTTTCTTTCTTCAACTGTCAGCTCCACATCCATCCCTGCTACTTTCTTCATTGATTCCACCATTTCTATAAAGGAAAAGCAAATGTCAGACCTtaaacttttaagattttatttatttgaaagaggtagagacagaaaggtcttccatccgctggttcactccccagatggccaccaacagccagagctgtgccaatccaactccaggagcttcttctgggtctcccacgtgggtgcaggggcccaaggacactgctatcccaggccacagcagagagctggataggaagaggagcagccgggtctcgagctggcgcccatatgggatgctggcaacacagcgccggcctctgcatCTTACAAACTCAACATATCCCTTTCACAGTAAAGACTTTATCACCCTGACAGTCTAATGGAAAACAAAGGTAAGACTTTCAACAAAGTAACTTCAAGGATAGACAGAGTGGGTTAGGCTCAGCTGCCCCTTGGGACAGCTATAACCCACACTGTcttggctccacttttgatccagatttctgcaaacgcacaccctaggaggcagtagatgatgattcaaatatttgggtccctaccacccatgcaaGCAattggaggtcctggctcctgcctttggtctgactgttggaggtatttgggaagtaaaccagcagatgaatgagcttcttttctctctccctcacctttcaaataaataaaaataaacattttttcaagatttgaaaggcagagttacagagaggtagaggtagagagagagaacaagctagCTTTCCATCCgctcgctggtttactccccaaatggccgcaacggccagagctgggccaatctggagccaggagactggagctttttccagatctcccacatgtattGCCCACCAGACaatacattttagaatttaaatttttaatcttaaacttccagttattttttttaatgggaaacGTATGGTTATGCATTTATGAGAGAGATGTCTCCAAACCATAAAAGGGATCTTTCAATAATTTATgggaaatgcatataatgaaaaactgCACGGATTTTAAGTAATTTCGCACTAAATATATTGGGCATTATAGGAGgtcatttttattcctttataaCTTATATTATAGATCTCTTTAATATTGGCTCTTTGacgctggcaccgcggctcaataggctaatccaccgccttgtggcaccggcacaccgggttctagtcccggtcggggcgccggattctgtcccagttgcccctcttccaggccagctctctgctgtggcccgggggtgcagtggaggatggcccaagtgcttgggccctgcaccccatgggagaccaggagaagcacctggctcctagcttcggattggagcggtgcgccggctgcagcggccattggagggtgaaccaacggcaaaggaagacctttctgtctctctaacagtccactctgcctgtccaaaaaaaaaaaaaaaaaaaaaaaaaaaaaaaaaaaaaaaaaaaaaggctctttgTCTTCCATGCTATAGTTTTGATGACAGGTTTTATTTAAAGGTCTATTTTAGGGGGCTAGCACTGTCtaaagtgggttaaagccaccacctgcagtgctagtatcccatatggtcaccggttcaagtcccggctgctccacttccgattcagctccctgctaatgttcctgggaaagcagcagaggatggcccaagcactttgggcccctgtgcccatgtgtgagacctggaagatgctcctggcttcaggtcagcacagctcctgcagttgtagccaactggggagtgaaccagcagatggaagacctctctctgcctctccttctctctttcaaacaaataaataaattttttttaatgtactgacAATTGAGTTGTATTTCCCAAAGTCACAGGAGAAAGGGGGGATTCATTAATACTCCATAAATACATTGAGCATACAGTTAGTCATAAGTGCAAACTTTTGGTTGTTTCTATTCCTCCTCCATTAGAAGGGCTTTAATGGAACTAAGAATCCATTCACTGTTAACACTTTTAGACAGTTACTGTTTGTTACCACTAGATGGCAAGCACAGAAAAGGGTCCAAGACATCAGTCTGATTACAAAAAGAAATACCACAGTATCTGAAGACAAAGAGCTTTCAGAAACCAGAAATATAGCTCTGTAAATACTAAGTGAATCAATACATTcactaaaactatttttttagtAAAGACAATAGCATCTTTACCACACTGTTCTCCAATTTTACTGATTCAGACAGAACTCTTGAGGATGACACCCAAGAAGCTTCATTTTAAACCAAAATCTGTTTAACCCCAATAAAATGTTCCAAAACTCACCCCTTCAGCAACAAGCATCTTGGGttttggttaagatgccacctgcaatgcctacaTCATTCAGACTGCCTggagttgagtccctgctctacttccaatctagtttccagACACTAAGTGGGACAACCAcataccacatcagagtgcccgagtttgagtcccacctctgcttccaagttcagttttctgctaacctgcaccctgggaagcaatggatcatggctcaagtagttgggtcccagaaaccctcatgggagacccaggtgcagttctgggctcctggtttgtaCATGGCACAaacccagttgttgtgggcattttgaaagtgaaccagcagataatctCCCCTCACAcagcttttgaaataaatctttaaaaaaaaaaaatcaccccttCGGATATACCAGAAAATTAAGTACTAAGGTGTTGTgacatctctttaaaaattaaggctgtcggccggcgccgcggctcactaggctaatcctccacctagcggcgccggcacaccgggttctagtcctggtcggggcgccggattctgtcccggttgcccctcttccaggccagccctctgctgtggccagggagtgcagtggaggatggcccaggtgcttgggccctgcaccccatgggagaccaggaaaagcacctggctcctggctcctgccatcggatcagcgcggtgcgccggccgcagcgcgccggccattggagggtgaaccaacggcaaaggaagacctttctctctctctctcactgtccactctgcctgtaaaaaaaaaaaaaaaaaaaaaaaattaaggctgtctgggctggcgctgtggcatagcaggtaaagccaccacctacagtgccatatgggcaccagttcgagtcctggctgctctacttccaatccagcgctctgctatggcctaggacagcagtggaagaaggctcaagttctcaggtccctgcacccacgtgggagacctggaagaagctcctggctccggatcagctcagctccagccattgtggccaactgaggagtaaaccagcaatgcaagacctctctcccccctcctctgtaactctacctctcaaataaataaataaaaaaattttttttgacagagtggacagagagagagacagaaaggtcttcctttgccattggttcacccctccaatggccgccacggccggcgctccgctccaatccgaagctaggagccaggtgcttctcctggtctcccatggggtgcagggcccaagcatttgggccatagcagagagctggcctggaagaggggcaattgggacagaatccggcgccccgaccaggactagaacccggtgtgctggtgccacaaggcggtggattagcctattgagccgtggcgccggcccctgcagttTCCTTTATAAATAGTGTGTGACTCAACCATCCCAGTGCTAGGTtttactcaagagaaataaaagtttatCTTCAGACTTTTATACCCATTGATAACAACCTTATTCCTAATtgtcaaaaagtggaaacaaccaaTGTGGGGGATGAATACATTGTGGTACACATCTATACAAAGAAATTTACAGAAGCAACATGGATTAATCTAAAAAACATCAGGCTAAATGGGAGAAAGTAGTAAAATATGACTCCATTTATATCCAATCCCagaaaaaatgcaatggaaatttGGAGGCCATGCAAATTGTTCTATCTACTGTGGTAGTCACGAAATTAACTGAGCTGCCCCTGTATTAAGTATGTATTTTATTCTATATAAATCATACCTCAGTAAAAATGACCGTCTAACATGTACTTCTAAAGCATTTTTAGAAATACTGAGTATGAGTAAGAACTCAAATTTATTTGCTGGAGTCTGAAAATGTTCATTTGaaacaaattttgttttcttttcaaacGGTGATCATGGAACAAAGGGTAAATTTAAAGAAAACGGAATAAATTCTCACTTCCATACTAGTTTCAAAAACCGAATTTAACACCTCAGAGGTGAACCTGTGGTAAGATTTTCTAATTAGTCACAACAAAGAAATTCATAAGGTAACTGAGATACAGCCGAAACAGTACTAATTATTTTAACTGTAGGGTTTTACAATATCATGcatgataaaaataaacacaattatcTAGTATTAACCAAAAATTAAAGTGACATGTCTGGGTACTATtccagatatatatttttaaggtttatttgagaggccagcgctgtagtgtagtggtaaagctgcccccctgcagtgctggcatcccatctgggcataaatttgagtcctggctgctccacttcccatccagctctgctatggcctgggaaagcagtagaagatggcccacgtccttgggcccctgcacccgcgtgggagaccaggaggaagctccttgctccagattggcacagctccggccattgaggccaattcgggagtgaaccagcaaatggaacaccccccacctctctttccttctctccctgtgtaactctttcaaataaataaatctttaaataatttaaaaaaaagatttatttgaaaggcagagttagggaggttcactccccgaaattcccaaatggccatatcagtggaggctgggccaggccaaagccaggagccaggagttccatccaggtctccctgcagacgcaagggctcaagcacttgcaccaccctccactgctttcccaggcacactagtagggagctggattggaactgcagcagctgagactggaactagCACCATTATTGGATGCTGGCAATAagcttcacctgcagtgccacagcatcagcccctccagatggttttttaaaatgccacagcgtcacccccacccccaaatgtctAACAGCTGGGGCAGGTCCAGCCAGCAACTCCAcgcaggtctcacacatgggcagcaggggtcaaTGTAATTGAGTCATCCTCCAACGCTTTTCCAGATACATTAGTGGGCAGATGGATCAGAATTAggacagtcaggactcaaaccagcgctctgatgtgAGAAACTACCATAACGCAAGCCCCTccagatcatttttaaatttttcattttatttgaaaggcagagagcccaaggtcttccatcacctgattcacacccaaatgcctgcatcagccagagctgggccagaccaaagccaggagtccagaactcaatctggatgtCACATGgtgggcagggactcaattactgagccatctgctgcctctcaaggggtatacattagcagaaagctgacccttgcaaataatttacattttccttcACTTTGCTGTGCTTTACAAATTTTCAACATTGAACATTCAATACTTTCATAACAGGAGgggcaaaatatatttaaaacacttaatggccggcgccgcggctcactaggctaatcctccgcctagcggcgccagcacaccgggttctagttccggtcagggcgccggattctgtcccggttgcccctcttccaggccagctctctgctgtggccagggagtgcagtggaggatggcccagatccttgggccctgcacctgcatgggagaccagatgaagcacctggctcctagcttcggatcagcgcgatgcggcggccattggagggtgaaccaacggcaaaaggaagacctttctctctgtctctctctctcactgtccactctgcctgtaaaacaaacaaacaaacaaacaaacaaaaaacacttaaTGACAGTCAACTATTCCATCTAACTACAATTGCCTTCGTTTAGACATCCAGAAAATAATGAACAAAGGATGTGTTGCAAAACTACAGAAGCAGCAGCTATCCTTTTATTGAATAACAGCTTTATTGATACATAATTTGCATACCCTAACAATACAcctatttaaagtatacaattcaatgTTTCTTGGTATTTTAATAGCATTCTGCAACCATTACCGTAATTCTTAGAGCATTTTCATCACtcaaaaagaaaagcccaaaaaTCCATTACTAGTCACTTCTCATTTacctccaatcccaactcttaCTCCCAAGCGCCAGTCTACTTATGTCTCTAAATTTGCCCATTCTGGACATTTACTATAAATTGaagtatacattttatttatccactcaCGTGAACTCAGCAAACATTGGGTTCCTACTTTCTGGCTATTATGAATGCTACAACATGTGTGGATGTATGTTTTCACTGGTCTGGAGTATTTATCTTAGAGTACAACTTCAAGGCCATGACAAATTTTTGAGGAAGGACATAACAAACTTTTTCTGCAGGGTCTGCACCATTTTTTATATTCCACCAGTAATGTAGGAGCATTCTAATTTCTCCCTTATCCTCATCAATCTTTGAATGGTCTCATTattattaaaggtttatttcaggggccggcgctgtggcgcagtgggtttttaaagccctggcctgaagtgccggcatcccatatgggcgccatttctagtcctagctactcctcttctgatccagctctct encodes:
- the LOC100358813 gene encoding 14-3-3 protein epsilon isoform X5, with amino-acid sequence MDDREDLVYQAKLAEQAERYDEMVESMKKVAGMDVELTVEERNLLSVAYKNVIGARRASWRIISSIEQKEENKGGEEKLKMIREYRQMVETELKLICCDILDVLDKHLIPAANTGESKVFYYKMKGDYHRYLAEFATGNDRKEAAENSLVAYKAASDIAMTELPPTHPIRLGLALNFSVFYYEILNSPDRACRLAKAAFDDAIAELDTLSEESYKDSTLIMQLLRDNLTLWTSDMQGDDS